A section of the Armatimonadota bacterium genome encodes:
- the alaS gene encoding alanine--tRNA ligase: MVRWTAKEIRETFLRFFEERGHVRVPSMSLVPDDPTLLFTNSGMVQFKDVFLGTGTRPYRRAVDVQKCMRVSGKHNDLEDVGRDGYHHTFFEMLGNWSFGDYYKAEAIAWAWELLTEVWGIPRERLWATCFEDELGEIPRDDEAAEIWLRQPGFDPSHLLFFGRKENFWEMAEVGPCGPDSEIHIDRGPAFCNKRDVPGHICRVNGDCERFLELWNLVFIQYNRTGPTTLEPLPSKHVDTGMGLERIVSVLQGGRDNYDTDLFLPLIRRTQELTGHSDAEREAHLVAYRVIADHARAAAFLIADGVVPGNEGRNYVLRMILRRAARFGRTLGLDRPFLAEVAGVVVREMGDVYPELRTHRRFIREVITREEERFVQTLGVGMARLEEVLARAKAEGRRVLSGQEVFRLYDTYGFPREMTQDIAREHGLEIDWAGFEAAMAEQRERARAQAPFRVAEHPVAELSRSGVRTEFVGYRRMRARGRVVALVREGKPVGEVREGEEAEVVLDRTPFYAEAGGQVGDTGQLRWRDGSFEVRDTQRPAEGIIAHRGVVVRGTLRVGQRVEAAVDEGRRRDTMRHHTATHLLHKALREILGEHARQAGSLVAPDRLRFDFLHLQPLSREQLRAVEDRVNEHILKAIPVRARFLPYEEAIRRGAVALFGEKYGDVVRVVSIGDYSRELCGGTHVRNTGEIGSFWITQEVGVAAGVRRIEAVCGRAAIAWQRRRAELLEELAVQLRASPEELPARLGRLQARVRELERALEAWQRRRIAEDLDRIVESAQEVEGVRVAVARLDGVPHEALRAVGDRLRERLQSGVIVLGGVEADRVVLVAMVTEDLTHRVQAPEVIRPVAERVGGSGGGRPELAQAGGRDPSRLDEALGLVPEIIRGLLREAAHVGDP; this comes from the coding sequence GTGGTGCGTTGGACGGCGAAGGAGATCCGGGAGACTTTCCTCCGGTTTTTCGAGGAGCGGGGACACGTGCGGGTGCCCAGCATGTCCCTGGTCCCCGATGATCCCACCCTGCTGTTTACGAACTCGGGCATGGTGCAGTTCAAGGACGTGTTCCTGGGCACGGGCACGCGCCCCTACCGGAGGGCGGTGGACGTACAGAAGTGCATGCGGGTGAGCGGCAAGCACAACGACCTGGAGGACGTGGGCCGCGACGGGTACCACCACACCTTCTTCGAAATGCTGGGAAACTGGTCCTTCGGGGACTACTACAAGGCGGAGGCCATCGCATGGGCTTGGGAGCTGCTCACGGAGGTGTGGGGGATCCCCCGGGAGCGGCTGTGGGCCACCTGCTTCGAGGACGAGCTCGGGGAGATTCCCCGGGACGATGAGGCCGCGGAGATCTGGCTGCGCCAGCCCGGTTTCGATCCCAGCCACCTCCTCTTCTTCGGTCGGAAGGAGAACTTCTGGGAGATGGCGGAGGTGGGGCCCTGCGGCCCCGACAGCGAGATCCACATCGATCGAGGACCTGCGTTCTGCAACAAGCGAGACGTGCCGGGCCACATCTGCCGGGTGAACGGGGACTGCGAGCGGTTTCTGGAGCTGTGGAACCTGGTGTTCATCCAGTACAACCGGACGGGCCCCACCACCCTGGAGCCCTTGCCCTCCAAGCACGTGGATACGGGCATGGGCCTGGAGCGCATCGTGAGCGTCCTGCAGGGGGGACGGGACAACTACGACACGGATCTCTTCCTCCCTCTCATCCGGAGGACCCAGGAACTCACCGGGCATTCGGACGCGGAGCGGGAGGCCCACTTGGTGGCCTACCGGGTCATCGCGGACCATGCCCGCGCCGCGGCCTTTCTCATCGCGGACGGCGTGGTCCCCGGCAACGAGGGCCGCAACTACGTGCTGCGGATGATCCTCCGGCGGGCGGCACGCTTCGGCCGCACCCTGGGCCTAGACCGCCCCTTCCTGGCGGAGGTGGCGGGAGTGGTGGTGCGGGAGATGGGGGACGTGTACCCGGAGCTGCGGACGCACCGGAGGTTCATCCGGGAGGTGATCACCCGCGAGGAAGAGCGATTCGTCCAGACCCTGGGCGTGGGAATGGCCCGGCTGGAGGAGGTCCTCGCCCGGGCCAAGGCCGAGGGCCGGCGGGTTCTCTCGGGGCAGGAGGTCTTCCGCCTCTACGATACCTACGGCTTCCCCCGGGAGATGACCCAGGACATCGCACGGGAGCACGGACTCGAGATCGATTGGGCGGGCTTCGAGGCGGCCATGGCGGAGCAGCGGGAGCGCGCCCGGGCCCAGGCCCCCTTCCGGGTTGCGGAGCATCCGGTTGCGGAACTCTCCCGGAGCGGGGTGCGCACGGAGTTTGTGGGCTACCGCCGGATGCGGGCCCGGGGCCGGGTGGTGGCCCTCGTGCGGGAGGGGAAGCCCGTGGGGGAGGTGCGGGAGGGCGAGGAAGCGGAGGTGGTCCTCGACCGGACTCCCTTCTACGCGGAGGCGGGAGGTCAGGTGGGGGATACGGGGCAGCTGCGCTGGCGAGATGGATCCTTTGAGGTCCGGGACACCCAGCGGCCCGCGGAGGGCATCATCGCACACCGAGGCGTGGTGGTGCGGGGGACGCTCCGGGTGGGCCAGCGGGTGGAGGCCGCGGTGGACGAGGGGCGACGCAGGGACACCATGCGCCACCACACCGCCACGCACCTCCTCCACAAGGCGCTGCGGGAGATCCTGGGCGAGCACGCCCGGCAGGCGGGCTCGCTGGTGGCTCCGGACCGCCTCCGGTTCGACTTCCTCCACCTCCAGCCCCTTAGCCGGGAGCAGTTGCGGGCCGTGGAGGACCGGGTGAACGAGCACATCTTGAAGGCGATCCCCGTCCGTGCCCGTTTCCTCCCGTATGAGGAGGCGATCCGTCGGGGGGCCGTGGCGCTCTTCGGGGAGAAGTACGGGGACGTGGTGCGCGTGGTCTCCATCGGGGACTACAGCCGGGAGCTGTGCGGCGGAACCCACGTGCGGAACACGGGGGAGATCGGATCCTTCTGGATCACGCAGGAGGTGGGGGTGGCCGCAGGAGTGCGGCGCATCGAGGCGGTGTGCGGTCGCGCGGCCATCGCCTGGCAGCGGCGTAGGGCGGAGCTCCTGGAAGAGCTGGCCGTTCAGCTGCGCGCTTCCCCGGAAGAGTTGCCTGCCCGGCTCGGACGCCTGCAGGCGCGGGTCCGGGAGCTGGAGCGGGCCCTGGAAGCGTGGCAGCGGCGGCGGATCGCCGAGGACCTGGACCGAATCGTGGAGTCCGCCCAGGAGGTGGAAGGGGTTCGGGTGGCCGTGGCCCGCCTGGACGGCGTCCCGCACGAGGCCCTGCGGGCGGTGGGAGACCGGCTGCGGGAACGGCTCCAAAGCGGGGTGATCGTCCTCGGAGGGGTAGAAGCGGATCGGGTGGTCCTGGTGGCCATGGTGACCGAGGACCTGACGCACCGGGTGCAGGCTCCGGAGGTGATCCGACCCGTGGCGGAGCGGGTGGGCGGTTCCGGGGGGGGCCGGCCGGAACTCGCTCAGGCCGGGGGTCGGGATCCCTCGCGGCTGGATGAGGCGCTCGGGCTCGTGCCCGAGATCATCCGCGGCCTCCTTCGGGAGGCCGCGCATGTGGGGGATCCGTGA
- a CDS encoding Rne/Rng family ribonuclease — protein MKREIFANVEPFEVRVAVREDGELVNLFIERDEPVVGNIYKGRVANVLRGMDAAFVDIGLARNAFLHVSDVRAHRIGGEELEDAIGRGAIQQRLRPGQEIIVQVTKEPTGTKGARVTTYVALPAYYLVLMPTVSYVGVSRKIESEAERKRLREIAERIRPAKMGLIVRTAAQGASERDLQNDLRYLLSVWNRVLERARQNRAPALLYQDLRLIRRVVRDLFTEEVSRFVVDSPREYEQIADLVKSYAPHLRSRLELYRGEEPVFEHFGIEREIQNALRRKVWLPSGGYLVIDRTEAFTVVDVNTGKYVGKTDLETTILHTNLEAAREVVRQIRLRDIGGIILVDFIDMENEQHRRQVLRTLEEAIRSDRARTHLIDLTQLGLVELTRKRVYQDLEHVLRVPCPYCEGRGRVLSPRTVANQIRRELSRTVRTVQAPVVAVHVHPLVHAELFREGDAWLVALEEATGRRVRCLAREGLHLEAMEVLPAQAEGTVGGPGEVRWLEAKEPVLDVADERDEEQERALALASARNGWWARLRTHLERLLSQRRAPSTTRGER, from the coding sequence ATGAAGCGGGAGATCTTCGCAAACGTGGAACCGTTCGAGGTTCGGGTGGCCGTCCGGGAGGACGGGGAGCTCGTGAACCTCTTCATCGAGCGGGACGAGCCGGTGGTGGGCAACATCTACAAGGGCCGGGTGGCCAACGTCCTGCGGGGGATGGATGCGGCTTTCGTGGACATCGGGCTCGCACGCAACGCCTTCCTGCACGTGAGCGATGTGCGGGCACATCGCATCGGGGGGGAGGAGCTGGAAGACGCCATCGGCCGAGGCGCCATCCAGCAGCGGCTGCGGCCCGGACAGGAGATCATCGTGCAGGTCACCAAGGAACCCACGGGCACCAAGGGCGCCCGGGTAACGACATACGTGGCCCTGCCCGCGTACTACCTGGTCCTCATGCCCACGGTGAGCTACGTGGGGGTGTCCCGCAAGATCGAGAGCGAGGCGGAGCGCAAGCGGTTGCGGGAGATCGCGGAACGCATCCGACCGGCGAAGATGGGCCTCATCGTCCGGACGGCGGCGCAGGGGGCATCGGAGCGGGACTTGCAGAACGACCTCCGTTACCTCCTAAGCGTCTGGAACCGGGTCCTGGAACGGGCCCGGCAGAACCGGGCGCCCGCCCTCCTGTACCAGGACCTCCGCCTCATCCGGCGCGTGGTGCGGGACCTGTTCACCGAGGAGGTGAGCCGGTTCGTGGTGGATTCCCCCCGGGAGTACGAGCAGATCGCGGATCTGGTGAAGTCCTACGCACCGCACTTGCGCTCCCGGCTGGAGCTGTACCGGGGGGAGGAGCCCGTCTTCGAGCACTTCGGAATCGAGCGGGAGATCCAGAATGCCCTGCGGCGGAAGGTGTGGCTTCCCTCCGGGGGGTATCTGGTGATCGATCGGACGGAGGCCTTCACCGTGGTTGACGTGAACACGGGGAAGTACGTGGGGAAGACGGATCTGGAGACCACCATCCTCCACACGAACCTGGAGGCGGCCCGGGAGGTGGTCCGCCAGATCCGGCTCCGGGACATCGGGGGCATCATCCTCGTGGACTTCATCGACATGGAGAACGAGCAGCACCGCCGGCAGGTTCTCCGGACCCTGGAGGAAGCCATCCGGTCGGATCGGGCCCGGACCCACCTCATCGACCTCACGCAGCTGGGACTCGTGGAGCTCACCCGCAAGCGGGTGTATCAGGATCTGGAGCACGTCCTCCGCGTCCCCTGTCCGTACTGTGAGGGCCGGGGTCGGGTGCTCTCTCCCCGCACGGTGGCGAACCAGATTCGCCGGGAGCTTTCCCGGACGGTCCGGACCGTCCAGGCTCCCGTGGTGGCGGTCCACGTGCACCCCCTCGTCCACGCGGAGCTCTTCCGGGAAGGGGACGCGTGGCTCGTGGCCCTGGAAGAGGCCACGGGCCGGCGGGTGCGCTGCCTGGCCCGGGAGGGGCTCCACCTGGAGGCGATGGAGGTCCTTCCCGCCCAGGCCGAGGGGACCGTGGGGGGGCCGGGGGAGGTGCGGTGGCTGGAGGCGAAGGAGCCCGTCCTGGACGTGGCGGACGAGCGGGATGAAGAGCAGGAGCGGGCTTTGGCCTTGGCGTCTGCCCGGAACGGGTGGTGGGCCCGCCTGCGGACCCACCTGGAGAGACTCCTCTCCCAGAGAAGGGCCCCATCCACGACCCGCGGGGAGCGCTAG